One window of Channa argus isolate prfri chromosome 4, Channa argus male v1.0, whole genome shotgun sequence genomic DNA carries:
- the si:dkey-190l8.2 gene encoding si:dkey-190l8.2 — MSPLQLSVYWRLSLVFIFNSFLFFLDIFAAAAAAATCPHGNASDGMLPSNVGTNQSRPADWWTQGGKLHSVCGWTEWLSYGQTMFMAGLLLGSLFGGAVSDRYGKRPVLLVCVCVHALCGLVPAVLPQPFVFLAVRCLTGVCCCCINICSFSLAVEWTPPAARLWPPAFLPFCFSLGTMAGAPLAWLSPTWTQLHLSLSLPQLICLPLYFSIPESPRWLSLKRRNDVLDRYRSNSPADKQRLDLLLDTVWSDLQKATEVQKEEAPRHSIHHLRHPTILLRLFIMSYLSATSALTYFGICMNIGSFGVGVYAAQFFSGLSEAPCLLVPLIRLGRRSLSMLALFLSGVACLVSLLLSSHYCEPVIVMSLALLGKLCILTAIFISTLYSIELFPTVVRQRCMSLVNLCFRLGCLTNALVPTGPSGAITVTAMIVYSSGPIVGCGLCLLLPETSGVTLPDSVEDCDRQPRPPALTLKGLRRTWKLRRGRTRKPETASAEKDDAANTHTGLI; from the exons ATGTCTCCGCTGCAGCTCTCCGTGTACTGGCGCCTCTCTCTCGTCTTCATCTTCAACTCGTTCCTCTTCTTCCTCGACATTTTCGCGGCCGCTGCCGCCGCCGCCACGTGTCCCCATGGCAACGCTTCGGACGGGATGTTGCCGTCGAACGTGGGGACCAACCAATCGCGGCCCGCGGACTGGTGGACGCAGGGCGGGAAACTACAT tcagtgtGTGGTTGGACAGAGTGGTTGTCCTATGGCCAGACTATGTTCATGGCTGGTCTGCTGCTGGGATCTCTGTTTGGAGGAGCAGTATCTGACCG gtatGGAAAGCGCCCGGTGCTGCtggtgtgcgtgtgcgtgcacGCTCTTTGTGGCCTTGTGCCCGCTGTCCTTCCCCAGCCGTTCGTCTTCCTCGCTGTGCGCTGCCTGACGGgcgtctgctgctgctgcatcaaTATCTGCTCCTTCAGCCTGG CTGTGGAGTGGACCCCCCCGGCTGCTCGGCTCTGGCCGCCGGCCTTCCTGCCGTTCTGCTTCAGTCTGGGGACTATGGCCGGAGCTCCTCTGGCCTGGCTCAGCCCCACCTGGACACAGCTGCACCTGTCGCTGTCTTTGCCACAGCTCATCTGTTTGCCTCTCTACTT TTCAATTCCAGAGTCCCCTCGCTGGCTTTCGTTAAAGAGGAGGAATGATGTGCTGGACCGGTATCGTAGCAACAGTCCTGCAGATAAACAGCGTCTGGACTTG CTGTTGGACACGGTCTGGTCGGACTTGCAGAAGGCCACTGAGGTTCAGAAGGAGGAAGCTCCTCGTCACAGCATCCACCATCTGAGACACCCGACCATCCTGCTGCGTCTGTTTATCATGAGCTATCTGAG TGCGACGTCAGCACTGACTTACTTTGGCATCTGTATGAACATCGGCTCGTTTGGCGTCGGCGTTTACGCCGCTCAGTTCTTCTCGGGCCTGTCAGAAGCTCCCTGCCTGCTGGTCCCGCTGATCCGGCTGGGACGGCGTTCGCTCAGCATGCTCGCTCTGTTCCTGAGTGGAGTGGCCTGCTTAGTGTCCTTGCTGCTGTCCAGTCACTACT gTGAGCCGGTGATTGTGATGAGTCTCGCTCTGCTGGGGAAACTCTGCATCCTGACAGCCATCTTCATCTCCACACTGTACAGCATCGAGCTGTTCCCCACTGTGGTCAg GCAGCGGTGTATGTCCCTGGTCAACCTGTGTTTCCGACTCGGCTGTCTGACCAACGCCCTCGTCCCTACCGGCCCCAGCGGCGCGATCACAGTGACGGCCATGATTGTGTACAGCAGCGGACCAATCGTGGGCTGCGGCCTGTGCCTGCTGCTGCCCGAGACCAGCGGGGTCACGCTCCCCGATTCAGTGGAGGACTGTGACAGGCAGCCGCGACCCCCGGCGCTCACTTTGAAGGGCCTACGGAGGACAtg